The Candidatus Cloacimonadota bacterium genome has a segment encoding these proteins:
- a CDS encoding GNAT family N-acetyltransferase, translated as MKVCSPVTHEDFQKYYFLRWKMLRKPWGQALGTERDELDKTSFHVMICEHDNNPIGVARLHFNDPEEAQIRYMAVDDKHQHKGLGSLMMQSLEKFAMEHNAKCIILNARENAVPFYKKNGYSIIEESYILFGEIQHFKMKKELKLLDET; from the coding sequence ATGAAAGTCTGCAGTCCGGTAACTCATGAGGATTTTCAAAAATATTATTTTCTTCGATGGAAAATGTTACGAAAACCGTGGGGACAAGCACTCGGCACTGAACGCGATGAACTCGATAAAACAAGCTTTCATGTTATGATTTGTGAACATGATAACAACCCCATCGGAGTAGCCCGTCTTCATTTCAATGATCCAGAAGAAGCACAGATCAGATATATGGCTGTTGACGATAAGCATCAGCACAAAGGTTTAGGAAGCCTGATGATGCAGTCGCTTGAGAAATTTGCAATGGAACATAATGCAAAATGTATTATCCTGAATGCGCGCGAAAATGCTGTGCCTTTCTATAAAAAAAACGGATACAGCATCATAGAAGAAAGTTATATTCTTTTTGGTGAAATCCAGCATTTCAAGATGAAGAAAGAACTCAAACTACTAGACGAAACATAA